Genomic DNA from uncultured Vibrio sp.:
TCGCCCATGACGATGGCATCACGTTAAAAGGTTTAGATCAGGCTGATATCATTCTGCTTGGTGTGTCTCGAAGTGGTAAAACCCCAACCAGCTTATATATGGCAATGCAGTTTGGTTTACGCGTAGTGAACTACCCGTTTATCGCGGAAGACGTAAAAATGCTGCGTTTGTTGCCTGAGTTTGAGGTGCATCGTCACAAGCTATTTGGCTTGACCATCACCGCTGAACGTTTGAATGAAATTCGCGAGAATCGTTTATCGGGCAGTGATTACGCCAGTGAAGAGCAGTGTAAATTGGAGTTGAATACGGTTGAAGCTTTATTCCGAAGAGAAGCGATTCCTTATATCAACACCTCGTCGCTTTCGGTTGAGGAAATTTCGACACGGATTCTGGAAAAGGCGGGAATGAAGCGCCGATTGTTTTAAGAAGCGTCGATTGTTATAAAAGGAAACGGTTCTAAACCAAAACGGCTTTCAGTCAGTTTTCAAAAATAAAAAAAAGCGGCTTTACCCCGGAAAAGATAAAAGCCGCTGCCAAAAGACGTGTTAAGTCACGTCTTAACGCATAATCATTTGTTCACGACCAGGACCAACAGACACCATCTTCACTGGTACGCCCATTAGCTCTTCAATACGCAATACGTATTTCTGTGCCGCGACTGGTAAATCTTCAAACTGACGACAGCCAGTGATGTCTTCGCTCCAGCTTTCCATCTTTTCGTAGATTGGTGCCAGTGCTGCTGTTTGAGGCCAGATTGGGTTTTCACTGTGATCGCCTTCGTAGCCAACACAGATTTTAAGATCGTTAAGACCCGTCAGACAGTCTACTTTAGTCAGCGCGATTTCAGTCGCGGCTTGTAGCTCAACCCCGTTTTTGGTTGCGACTGCATCGAAGTAACCCATGTCGCGTGGACGGCCGGTTGTCGCACCGAACTCACCTGCAAGTTCGCGGAAGGCATCTTGTTCTTCCATTGCGGTGATCAGCGTACCTGTACCTACGGATGAACTGAATGCTTTCGCAACCGCAATAACTCGTTCAGGACGAAGAGCTGGTAGGCCGCTACCGATACCAGCGTACATAGAGACCACATTAGAAGAGGTTGTCCATGGGTATTCACCGTAAACCAGGTCACGGCCTGCACCAAGTTGTGCTTCAAATAGTAGTGTCTTGTCTTCTGCTTGCAGTGTTTTTAGAGGAAGCGTGACGTTGCAGATAGCATCACGCCAAGGCGCTGATACATCTAGTAGCCAGTTCGCCAATTCTTCTGCCGTCTGTTCAAACTCGAATGTAGGGTAGAGCGCACGCAGTTGAGGCAGTTTCCAATCCATCATAAATTGAAGACGCTCAACTAGCACTTCAGGTTGCTTTAACCAACCAACAAGAATGCCTTTTTTCATCACACGGTCACCGTACGCAGGTGCAATACCTTGACGAGTCGAACCATATGCTTTGTCGCCTAAACGCTGTTCTTCTAGCGTATCTTCAAGTGCATGCAGGGGTAGACACAGTGTCGCGCGGTCAGAAATGCGCATATTCACTTTAACGCCCGCTTCTTCAACTTCCGCAATCTCCTGAGACAGCAACGCAGGGCTGATAACCATACCCGGACCTAAAACTGCCAAACAGTCTGGGTTGAAAACGCCACTTGGAAGCTGGTGTAGCTTAAACGTGCCCAGATCGTTAACGACGGTGTGACCCGCGTTGTTACCACCTTGGAAACGAATACTCGCAGAAGCTTGCTCTGCCAAAAAGTCAACGATGCGGCCTTTGCCTTCATCACCCCAGTTTGCACCCACAACAACGATAGACGACATAATTTGTTCTCCCATAACAGACCGAAAAATCTTATGCTGTTAGCATCAATAAGAGAAATTAATTATACTCATCGACTTAATAAGAAATTCATATCAGGTGGTGTGCAGTGTTGGATTTGAACTGGCTACGAACTTTCGTCACGTTGGCTGAAGTTAAGCATTTTGGAAAAACGGCAACCGAGCTGCACATGACTCAGCCAAATGTGAGTTTGCACATTAAGCAGCTTGAGCAAGCCACACGCACGAAGTTAATTGAACGAAATCCTGTACAACTGACTCAGGCTGGAAATCGGTTGCTCAATACCGCGCAACACATGCTGAATGAGCTGCAGATCTGTCAGGCGGATCTCAACGCGATTAATGATCTTACGCAGGGAACGCTTTCAATTGCTGCCAGTGATATTGTCTCGCGTTTGTTACTTATCAAACCGTTTCAGCAGTTCAAAAATGAATATCCAGGCATCGATTTAGCCCTGTTCAACACCACCTCTTCTCAAGCGGTAGACTTAGTTAAGCGCGCTCGTGCGGACATTGGGTTTGTTATCGCTCAGAAAGAGAGTCAGCCACTTCACTTTACTCCTCTAACACAAATTCACTGGTGTGCTTTTGGCGATAATATCTTTGATTGGCAGGACAACAAAAAAGAAAGTCAGACCCTCATTCTGCTCGGGCACGATACCCGTACACGCGAACTGATTGATGCTTCTTTGCCGGAACTGAATCTGCCAAAGCACCGAGTGATGGAAGTCGGCAGTGTGGAAGCGCAAATCGACTGGGCAGAAGCTGGTTTTGGTACCGCGATTGTGCCGGACTTTTCAATTGACCCAAGACTGAAGTTAACCAATGAAGTGATACCGTTACCAAGCTTCCCTAACACAGATTTTGGCTACATCGTGCGGCAAAATCAGGTGTTATCCAAAGCGGCCAAGCAATTGCTGACTTGGGTGGGAGAAAATGTGTCGGTGGTAGGCTGAGCCTATTCAGGCGTTATGTGCGGAAAGTGGTCGTGAAGGTAATTTTAGCAACGCAACAGGCGAATATTGCCTGTTGCGTGTATTTAGTGAATTAAGCGGTTAGCTGTCGCTGGCGGTTTCTCTGTCTTTTTTGTTGACCTGGAAACGCAGTATGTGAGTTCGCTCGATGAGAACATAAAGGACAACCCCTGTAACTAGCCCCCAGCTTGCGCCATAGACAGCAAGAACAACGCCCATCATTCCGGCAATACCACGTTCGGTGTTATTGTTTAGCTGCTCTAGTCCTACCATCAGGCAGATGTAACCCGTTAATAGCAAAGTTAACGACAGCGCTATCGGCAATACAGGTTGGAAGAAGCTAACCAGTGGAAGCGCGAATAGAGCGATAAAACCTGTGATCCAGAATGTACCTGCGCCACTGTAGATAGAATCCATCGCTTCACGTCCATGTTTGTAACGTTCTGCCATTGTCGCAGCAACTGCGGTCCAAAGTGGTCCGGCAAGGCCTGGGTATGGTGCGAAGAAAGCGTGCAAGGCGTTACGAATCGCGGTGACTAAATGAACACGGTCGATATTGTTTTCAATGACTTCATCGGTACGCAGTTCATCCGCTCGTTGCATCAATGATTGACCTACTATGATGTCCCCGAAGGCAATAATGTAAGCAATGACTGCGGTTGGAATGGCCATCAGGAATACATCCAAATCCGGGAAACCAATATTAAATGGTAAGTACTGCCACATCCCTACAAAATTTGGTTGAGTGATTCCCCATTGGATATCAGGCATTGGGTATTCACCGACTAAAATGCCCACCGAAATGGCGATAAGCATGCCCGGTACCATGCCGTAATTAACGATTTTTTTCGCCAGCGGCACTCTATCTATCAATCCTTTGAAAGAAACAGAGAACATCAAATACAGGCAGACCAAACTACCAATGCTCAGAGAGATTGGAGTGGCAGCCAGGCGTCCGCCGCTGGAGATCTCGCCCATTATTGCCGCGATCCCGGCACCGATGATGATCCCTGCCTTGAGCGAGTTCGGTACCAGTTTAACCATGACGGAGCCTAAACGAGTCACGCCTAGCACGAGGAAGATGATAAAGACCAGTAACTGAAGGGCGAACAAGGCTTGTATTGCTTCTGGCCCCGGCTTGAAGTCGCCAAGAAACAGCAAAACGACTGGAATACCCGGCGTGATCCAACCGGGCACAAACGGTACACCGAAGAGCGCTGGAATCATAAAGCCAATTCCGCATACCACTACGTAGGCGAGAGCGATGTCATAAGGTAGTCCGAGATATTTCTCTAAAAGGGGGATCATCGCTAAGCTCACTACAAACATAATTAAAGCTTGTAGCATTTCCGCAAATTCCCAGCGGTAGTGAATGAAAGGCAGTCTAATTTTAAAGGGTCCAAGAGGCCAGTAGGGTTGTTCGGTTCCCTGCTGTCGTTTATAAACTTGCATGGTGTCTTCCTTGTTGACGTTATCGGGGGAGTATTACTTTGCTGTCTGTTTGGTAGTAAATAATGGGGAAGCAAGGCTTCCCGCTTTACTTATTTATTTAAATTTATTATTGGCTTAGAGTTCTTTCGCCCAGTCGCGAAGAATATACTTCTGCACTTTCCCTGTGGACGTTTTGGGTAAGTTGGTGAAGACAATGGTCTTTGGAATTTTAAAGCCAGCTAAGTGCTCGCGGCAGTATTCAAGTATTTCATTTTCTGTCGTGAATTCATTTTGCTTAAGCGTAATAAAAGCACATGGTGACTCGCCCCAGCGCTCATCTGGTTTGGCGACGACGGAAACTTCCAGAATTGCGGGATGTTTGTAGAGAACGTCTTCCAGCTCAATGGTAGAAATGTTTTCTCCGCCTGAGATGATGATGTCTTTAAGGCGGTCTTTGATCTCTATGTAGCCGTTAGGGTGGCATACGCCTAAGTCGCCAGTGTGGAACCAACCTCCTTCAAAGGCTTCTGCTGTTGCTACTGGGTTTTTCAGGTAGCCTTTCATAACGGTATTACCGCGCATGAAAACCTCACCGATCGTTTTACCGTCTTTGGCCACTGGTTTGAGCGTTTGCGTATCGGCTACCATCACACCTTCAAGGGTTGGGTAGCGTACGCCCTGACGCGATTTTAGCGTCGCGCGCTCTTCAAGACTTAATTCATCCCAGCTTTCGTGCCATGCGCAGACAGTGACAGGCCCATAGACTTCGGTTAAACCATAAACATGGGTGATATTGATGCCCATTTTTTCCACATCGCCAATCACTTTTGCTGGTGGCGCTGCGCCAGCAACCATCGCGTTAACCGGGTGATCGATTGCTGCTTTAGCTTCATCAGGCATGTTAACCAGAGCATTCAGAACAATTGGTGCCCCACATAAGTGGCTGACTTTATGCTCACGGATCAGAGTGAGGACTTTTTGTGGGTCAACTCGGCGAAGGAACACATGTACCCCAGCCAAAGCCGTAATGGTCCATGGGTAACACCAGCCGTTACAATGGAACATCGGCAGTGTCCAGAGGTAGACAGGGTGATGTCCCATTGACCAGGTCATTTGGTTGCCGAGTGAGTTCAGATAAGCGCCACGATGGTGGTAGACCACGCCTTTCGGGTTGCCGGTAGTGCCTGACGTATAGTTGAGAGAAATCGCCTGCCATTCGTCTTCTGGCCATTGCCATTCATAATTAGGATCGCCTTCAGCCAGAAACGCTTCGTAATCGAGATCACTGGTCGCTTCTTCTCCACCGTATTCTGGATCGTTGACGTCGATAATCAGTGGTGGGTTATCAATCAAAGTCAATGCTTCAGTAATCACGGCATGGAATTCGCGATCACAGATAAGTACTTTAGCTTCGCTATGTTTGAGCATAAATGCGATGGTTTCGGCATCAAGTCTAACATTCAGAGTGTTGAGAACTGCCCCGATCATAGGCACGCCGAAATGGGCTTCTAGCATCGCCGGTATATTTGGCAGCATCACTGAGACAGTATCACCTTGACCAATACCACGACCGGATAAAGCCGAAGCGAGTTGGCAGCAGCGTTGGTACGTTTCTGACCAGTTACGGCGAATGCTGCCATGAATGACAGCAGGGTACTCAGGGTAGACGGTTGCAGTTCGCTCCAAAAAACTCAGTGGAGTGAGGGCAATGTGATTCACTGCGCAATGAGTAAGATCGTTATCATAGATTGACATTTAAGATCCTTTTTAGCTGTTGGTGATTCCGTTATTAGATTACTTGTTGTTAACAAGTTGGCTTTTTAAATTTAATGTTTTTGTAACATGTGGTAATTTATAGCATACCCATATGAAATATAGTAATAGCCTATAGTCTTATAGTATTTATCCTATATTCCTCTATGCTGGGTAGAAAATAACGGCAGGCTTAAGTTACTCGTCATCCTGAACTGCGACGAAGGATCGTGATTCAGGATCTCGTTTTCGAGCACTTTATGACCCAAGTTATTTCATAACTGCTTAGTGCGCTGATATTAGATTCCTAGTCTCGCTAGGGCTCGCTGGAATGACTCAGATAAAAATCGTTAAGCGAATGGCGTTAAGGCTTAAGGAAGAATGTTTTGATAACCACATCTTTGGAAGACGGCATGGAAAGCGAACGTGCACAGCTTTATCTCAATTTATGGCTCAGTTTATTGATTGAAGGTTCTGCCGTCGATCAGGCTTCAGCCTTGTGTCGTTATGTCTCTACTTGGCCTGGCGTTGACAAGGTCTTTTGGCTCACCTGGCAACCGTTTGATCAGGTTTATGAGCATGATGATGGCGAGTCAGCCTTACCGCCTGGACAAGGTAACCCGCTTAGTACCAACGATGCAGCAATACACGAACAATTGCAGACTCAGATCTTTGTGTCATTACAAGAGATTAGCCTTAGAGATTCTTATCTGGCAGGACGTATACGTCATGCCGGTTTAGTACATGGAGGGATGATTTCTCTGAAGCCAAAAGGGCAAACGGCCGAAGGGGAAGGGATACTGGTTATCTCAAACGAACAGCCTGTTCATGCTGAATCTCTGGCTGCCATGGGAACCTTATTAAAAACACTGCTGGTAAATCGCTTGGAGCAAGCATCTGAGGGGCTGCTACAAAGTGATCCGTTTCCTACCGTGCGTTTTGATCAGCAAGCTAAGCCCAAGGCGATTAATGTTTCAATGCAGAATCTTCTTTCTGCTCAAGCTGCTTTGTCACTGCCAGATTTGTTGCCTGTTAACTACGTTCACTTGATCGCCTCTTGTCTTAATCAAGAAAGAGTCATAGCAGAAGTAGAATCTAAATTAGACGATCAGTACCTGCTATGGCAGTTTTTCCCCGAGCCATCAATAGGCTCTGTCATCGTTCGTTGTCGAAATGCAACAGAAGAAATCCTGAATAAAAGAGAGGCAGAAACCGCCTCAAGGCTTTATCGTCTGATCACGGAAAACACAACTGATTTGATCTCTCGTCATAGTCCCGATGGTGGGTTTTTGGACGCTTCGGCTGCCTCTTGGACTCTGTTGGGCTATTGGCCAGAGGAGTTGCGTGGCATGTCAGTAACAAACCTGGTGCACCCAAGCGATCGAGAACAACTCCTTGTTCAGATGGTTGAACCCTTGGAGCGAGATGGCTACCTGACATTGACTTATCGTATTCGTCATCGTGGCGGGCATTATTTGTGGTTTGAAACCGCGTTTCGTGGCATTCGGGAAACGTATACTGGCGATGTGGTCGAAATTGTCGGCATTTCAAGGGATATCACGGCCAGAGTCACAGCAGAAGAGGAAAATCGACGATTGGCGGAAGTCGTCAGGGCCAATACGGATTTAGTCTTGTTTACCGATTCGCAGTGGCAGTTGACCATGATGAACCCTTCTGCTCGAAAGGCGTTGGGGATATGCGAAGAGGTAGAACTGCCGAATCTGGCTGAATTCCTGAGCCCTCAGGATTTTGACAGGCTTCGAGAGGAAGGTTGGGAGGAGGCCATCCGAAAGGGAGCGTGGACTACCGAAGTGAAATTAACTTCGCTGAAACAGAAAACAGGTTTTGTCGCATCGTTAGTATTACTCGCTCACAAAGGTGCTGGAGGGCAGTGTTACGCCTCGTTGGTTGCACGGGACATGACTGAGCGAGAGTTACGTGAGGCAGAACAAAGGCGTCATCAGGATGAGTTAGCGCATACTGCGCGCTTGGTTACGATGGGTGAACTAGCATCCGGTATTGCTCATGAGCTAAATCAGCCTCTGGCTGCCGTGATTAACTATGCTAACGCCAGCCAGCGTTATTTAGAAACACTCCCACACACACCTCAAAACGCGACTCGCGTAGCAGAAGGACTGCAATTAATTTGTGGCCAGGCGAGTCATGCTTCAGCTGTCATTAACCGACTGCGAAGTTTTTTGCGCAAAAGTCCGCGAAATATTCAACCGTTAGATATTGATACGGTGGTGTGGGACGCCGTGGGACTTTGTGCGATCGAAGCAAGTCGGTATAAAGTCACTATCAATTATCGCAACGCAGAAAATGAGAAGCACCCGCTTGTATATGGTGACTCAGTGTTGCTTGAGCAGGTATTGATTAATCTGCTACGAAATGCGATTGATGCCAACTGGAGTGCGTCCCCTCAACAAGACTCACAGGTCGATATTAATGTGAGTACCAACACGCATTGGTTGTTTATTCGTGTTACTGATCAAGGACCTGGGCTGAAGCCTGAACAGAGCGATAAGTTGTTTACCCCGTTTTATACCAGTAAACCGGATGGACTAGGGCTTGGTCTGTCGATGAGCCGAACAATAGTGGAAGGTTTTGGTGGTAGTCTCGATGTTGAGCCCACAACAAATAGAGGATTAACATTTTGTTGTTCGTTGCCTCTATGTAGCAACAAAGATCGATTGGGGGAGAACAGTGATCCCCGCAGCAACGCTTGTTAGGAGTATGACATGCAGAGTGAACAAATTGTATATGTGGTTGATGATGATCAGGGAATGCTGGATTCAACGGTTTGGTTGTTTGAATCGGTAGGGCTAAAAGCTGTGCCGTTTTCTTCCGGACAAGATTTCTTGTCGTCATGTGATCCCGATGCCAATGCCTGTGTGTTGCTTGATATTCGTATGCCAGGCATGGGGGGACTGTACGTGCAAGAAGAAATGCGCCGTCGTGGTATTAAACTGCCGGTCATTTTTGTTAGCGGTCATGCTGATGTGCCGATCGTTGTGCGTGCATTTAAATCCGGTGCTGTCGATTTCATCGAAAAACCTTACAACGATCAATTATTGCTCGACAGTGTTCAGGATTCTCTCCAAAGCGAGCCAAATGTAATCAGAAATAATGCGCAGCAGGTGATAGAAGAAAAACTTGCTTCGCTCACGCCTCGCGAGCAGGACGTTTTCTTACCGCTAATACAAGGATATACGAGCCGAGAGATAGCCGAGCAGCTGGAAATTAGTATCAAAACGGTCGATTTATACCGTTCTCGCATTATGAAACGCCTTGAAGCCAACAATTTACCCGAATTAGTCGGTATGGCAATTGTGGCTGGTACCGTTGATCCACTCGACTTACGGGCAAATAAAAGCTGACGAGCTATGTATTGAGGTTAACTGCTTAACCTCTTCTCTTGGGGATCAAGTTTGCCTTCATCTATCTGATGCTAATTTTATGTTTTTAAGGGTTATGCAGGCAAACATGGGGTCAGACGACCTATCGTTGGGTAGCCATTGGCCGTATCAAATCGGGATTGATATTAAGAACACAGCCGAGAAATCAAAGTCTCACGTCGAAGATCATGAATCTCGTTTAGCAACTGCTCTTGAGAATTTAAGCCAAAATGCTCTGCATAAGTTTTTACTTTTTTGACTTCATCGGAATTGAGTTTGTAAACCTCTTTCTTGAGCAGTGCTTGTGCCTCTTTTTTGATTAATCCTCTGTTTTCTTGCATCAATTTGATGATTTTCTTATCTAAAGGGTGTGGTTTTCTTGACATGCGTACCAACTAAATTAATCAACCATATGCATGGTATATAACAAATTATGGTCGCACAATTTATCTGTTCCGTATGACAATGATATTGCAGTGCTGCTCGGAGCTTTATTTTTTATTTGCCAACTTTGTGTCGAACGAAGTGAGGCAATCAATAAATTATTTAGCGATTTATGCTTTCGAAGTCATAAAGTGGTTGCTGTGATGGGTAAGGATTCAGCCGCTTTGCCATTATTGTCCTAGGTGTCACTTTCAATCCTCAATTTTGATCTATCAATAATGCCCTGCACTGACAGGGCATTATTGATTGTTAGTAATTATTTCATTTCAACCCAGTACTCTTGGTTTACTTCAAGTAAATCCTCTAAAATCTCTTTCGCAACTTTTGCACTTGGAATGGTTGCGGACAGAGTCAGCGCTTGCCATAGTTTTTGTTTAGAGCCTTCTACATGCGCTTGAACAACCAGTTTTTCTACCGACACTTGCTGGTTCATCATGCCTTTTTGGAACTCAGGAATTTCACCAATTTGTAGAGGTTTCGCTCCTGTATTGTCGACGATACATGGGATCTCAACCATCGCGGTTGGATCAAAGTTACTAATCGCACCATTATTAGGCACAATAAGCAGCATACGTTCCTTGGTGTTAAACGCGATGGCTGTAGCTAGGTCAACAATGTATGAAGCGTGCTCTTCCACTTCGATGGTCGTATCTGACGCAGTACCATTAGCAATAATGCGGTGGCACTCGGTAAACACTTCCTTCTCGCGGCCCTCCATAACTTCGTTCGCACGGGTGAATTCTTTGTTAGAGTGCTCTACGACGTAATCAGGATACATGTAGTATTTCAGGTACGTGTTCGGAATGGTTTCTGGATCTAGTGCATACACATCACGTACTTTAATGAAGGTCTCCTTCCAAGATTCGTCGGTGTGCTGAGCACCATTCATCGCGCTTGGCGGTAAATAGCCATACTCTTTGATGTACTCTTTGATGCGCGGCATGAGATCTTCACCTGTTGCCGCGTCTTTGAACTCTTTCCACCAACCAAAATGGTTAAGGCCGTAGTACATGATGTCGAACTGTTTACGATCGTCATAACCTAAGATCTCTGCAATACGAGTTTCGATACCAATTGGCATATCACAGATATTTAGTACTTTTGAGTTTGGACGCATAACACGGCAAGCTTCGGCAACAATTGCGGCTGGGTTTGAGTAGTTCAACATCCAAGCATTTGGCGAGTATTTCTCCATGTAATCAATCAATTCGATGACAGCTGGAATAGATCGTAGGCCATAAGCCATACCACCAGCCCCACATGTTTCTTGACCCACACAACCGTGACGAAGAGGGATCTTCTCATCTTGCTCACGCATGGCGTATAGGCCCGCTCTAATGTGAGCCATACAGAAATCAATGTCACTAAACGCTTCTTCTGGATCCGTCGTGTAAGAAAACTCGATATGCGGTGCTCGCTCTTTCAGCAAAATTTTACACGCTTCCGCCACGGTTTCCTGACGCGACGCAAAGTTATCGTAAAATTTCAGTTTACGGATAGGAAAACGCGCCTGGTTTTCTAACAGCATCATGACGATGCCAGGAGTAAATGTTGAACCGCCGCCTGCAATAACAACTGAGAATTCTTTTTTCATAATATGCCTCTCTTTTTTCGGGCGACGCCTCCGCCGACCCTACAATACTTGTTTAAAATTATTTGCTTACTATTTAGGTTTTAACGAGCCTGGCTAAGTGCTAGTTCTTCCGCTTGTTGTTCTGGCTCATATTCGTTAACAATCTTTTCGCACTCCTCACGCAACTGGGGTACGCTCAAACCAATGATGACTTGCACGGCATTACCACTTTTTACTAAGTTCACCGCCCCAGTGCTCATAAAGTATTCAGCGGACTCGACTTTATCTGTATCTTTCACGGTTACGCGTAGGCGAGTCGCACAGTTGCTTAAATCTGCAATGTTTTCGACACCACCTAAGCCATGAATAGTCTCAAGTGCTTGGATTTGCAGTGGACTGGTACCTTGATTGCCTTTACCCGTAATCCCGTGTTTTTTATTAAAGTCTTCTTTGGTATGCAGTTTCATCTCGGCCTTGCCTCGACCTGCAATTGGCACATCGAACTTGACGATTAAGTACTTAAATACGAAGTAGTAGAGCGTGGTGAAACATAGGCCAATCGCGATTTGCGTCACCACCATGCTGGTATGGTTTCCAAGCAAAGGAATCCAGGTACCTGTTGCAAACTCAATCAAACCGCCTCCCATATTGCCTACCACACCAAAACTGTACATCACCATTGCCATAGTGCCTGCCAGCAATGCGTGAATGGCAAACAGCCATGGAGCAATAAAGAGAAAAGTGAACTCGAGCGGCTCAGTGATACCCACTAGCACCGCGGTTAATGTGGCTGGGATAAGTAACGCCGCAACCTTCTGGCGGTTTTCTGGTTTTGCTGTGTGGTACATCGCGAATGCGATACCTGTGCAACCAAAGATCTTGGAGTTACCATGTAATGCGAAGCCACCTGCAGGGAATAGGTCTTGCATCGCTTGGCTAGATTGAGTGAACACTTCTAGATTTGTAAACCAGTCCACCGCAATTCCATTCGGCGTTGCCACATTACCGAACACAAAAGGGGCATACACAAAGTGATGTAAGCCTGTTGGGATTAAGATGCGCTCAAGGAAGGTATATAACCAAACTCCAAATGAGCCAGACTCAACCATAAAGTGCTGTAGATTTAGAATGCCATGTTGAATTGAAGGCCACACATACAAGGTTAACCAAGCAGAAGGAAGCATAGCGAAGAACGAAAGCATCGCTACAAAAGAAGCACCTTGGAAAATGCCTAAGTATGCCGGTAGCTGTTTTTCAAAGGTACAGTTATGGATCCAGGTCACCAAAGCGGAGATTATAATAGCGCCAAAAATACCAGTATCTATGGTTTTAATACCTGCAATTTCAGTTAAACCTGAAGTTCCACCGATAGGTTGAGAAAAGTCGATACCAAAAAAGCCTCCCCAGAAACCTCCCATTGAACCAATAAAGTAGTTGAAGGATAAGTACGAAACCATCACGACCATGGCAGCTCTGGCATGGGCGGTTTTTGCTAACCCAATAGGTAATCCAACTGCAAACAATAACGCCATATTACGGAAGATGGTCCAGCCACCTTCTTCAATAACTTGTAACACTTGATAATAAAGGCCGTTTTTATCGGCCAAATCACCAACAAAAACCGGGTTTTTGAGAACAATGGTTAGTCCTACTAATATCCCGACAAACGGAAATAGTAAAACTGGGGTAAACATTGCTCCGCCTAAACGTTGTATCGCACTCAACATGGCAGGATCCTTAATTTGTTATTTATTCATCTTCACAGTGTTCCGTCTTTCGACATATTCAAATTACTCCTAGATACAAAAACAGACAAATTAAATACAAGTGAAACGTGATCGAATACAAATAAAAGATATGTTTTGAGAAAAAGCTCACAAAACATGACCTATAAGTAACCTTTATGCGTATATTGTCTTCTTTAAAGCCCAAGAATTGCGAGACAAAGCAATAAAGGTCATTGATTTGTATTATCTGCGATGTGATAATTTCATCAGAAATTAGAGAGGTAACTTATGCTGTATAAACAAGTCATGCAGGAGTTAAAAAACCGTATTGATTCAGATGAATTCGCAATTGGTGACACGCTTCCAACGGAAAAAGCGTTGGTTGATCAATACTCAGTCAGTCGCATTACCATTAGAAAAGCGATTGAGGAGCTAGTAAAACTAGGTTTAGTGGAAAAGCGCCAAGGGGCC
This window encodes:
- a CDS encoding ATP-binding protein, which translates into the protein MITTSLEDGMESERAQLYLNLWLSLLIEGSAVDQASALCRYVSTWPGVDKVFWLTWQPFDQVYEHDDGESALPPGQGNPLSTNDAAIHEQLQTQIFVSLQEISLRDSYLAGRIRHAGLVHGGMISLKPKGQTAEGEGILVISNEQPVHAESLAAMGTLLKTLLVNRLEQASEGLLQSDPFPTVRFDQQAKPKAINVSMQNLLSAQAALSLPDLLPVNYVHLIASCLNQERVIAEVESKLDDQYLLWQFFPEPSIGSVIVRCRNATEEILNKREAETASRLYRLITENTTDLISRHSPDGGFLDASAASWTLLGYWPEELRGMSVTNLVHPSDREQLLVQMVEPLERDGYLTLTYRIRHRGGHYLWFETAFRGIRETYTGDVVEIVGISRDITARVTAEEENRRLAEVVRANTDLVLFTDSQWQLTMMNPSARKALGICEEVELPNLAEFLSPQDFDRLREEGWEEAIRKGAWTTEVKLTSLKQKTGFVASLVLLAHKGAGGQCYASLVARDMTERELREAEQRRHQDELAHTARLVTMGELASGIAHELNQPLAAVINYANASQRYLETLPHTPQNATRVAEGLQLICGQASHASAVINRLRSFLRKSPRNIQPLDIDTVVWDAVGLCAIEASRYKVTINYRNAENEKHPLVYGDSVLLEQVLINLLRNAIDANWSASPQQDSQVDINVSTNTHWLFIRVTDQGPGLKPEQSDKLFTPFYTSKPDGLGLGLSMSRTIVEGFGGSLDVEPTTNRGLTFCCSLPLCSNKDRLGENSDPRSNAC
- a CDS encoding 6-phospho-alpha-glucosidase: MKKEFSVVIAGGGSTFTPGIVMMLLENQARFPIRKLKFYDNFASRQETVAEACKILLKERAPHIEFSYTTDPEEAFSDIDFCMAHIRAGLYAMREQDEKIPLRHGCVGQETCGAGGMAYGLRSIPAVIELIDYMEKYSPNAWMLNYSNPAAIVAEACRVMRPNSKVLNICDMPIGIETRIAEILGYDDRKQFDIMYYGLNHFGWWKEFKDAATGEDLMPRIKEYIKEYGYLPPSAMNGAQHTDESWKETFIKVRDVYALDPETIPNTYLKYYMYPDYVVEHSNKEFTRANEVMEGREKEVFTECHRIIANGTASDTTIEVEEHASYIVDLATAIAFNTKERMLLIVPNNGAISNFDPTAMVEIPCIVDNTGAKPLQIGEIPEFQKGMMNQQVSVEKLVVQAHVEGSKQKLWQALTLSATIPSAKVAKEILEDLLEVNQEYWVEMK
- a CDS encoding response regulator; translation: MQSEQIVYVVDDDQGMLDSTVWLFESVGLKAVPFSSGQDFLSSCDPDANACVLLDIRMPGMGGLYVQEEMRRRGIKLPVIFVSGHADVPIVVRAFKSGAVDFIEKPYNDQLLLDSVQDSLQSEPNVIRNNAQQVIEEKLASLTPREQDVFLPLIQGYTSREIAEQLEISIKTVDLYRSRIMKRLEANNLPELVGMAIVAGTVDPLDLRANKS
- a CDS encoding alpha-glucoside-specific PTS transporter subunit IIBC, translated to MLSAIQRLGGAMFTPVLLFPFVGILVGLTIVLKNPVFVGDLADKNGLYYQVLQVIEEGGWTIFRNMALLFAVGLPIGLAKTAHARAAMVVMVSYLSFNYFIGSMGGFWGGFFGIDFSQPIGGTSGLTEIAGIKTIDTGIFGAIIISALVTWIHNCTFEKQLPAYLGIFQGASFVAMLSFFAMLPSAWLTLYVWPSIQHGILNLQHFMVESGSFGVWLYTFLERILIPTGLHHFVYAPFVFGNVATPNGIAVDWFTNLEVFTQSSQAMQDLFPAGGFALHGNSKIFGCTGIAFAMYHTAKPENRQKVAALLIPATLTAVLVGITEPLEFTFLFIAPWLFAIHALLAGTMAMVMYSFGVVGNMGGGLIEFATGTWIPLLGNHTSMVVTQIAIGLCFTTLYYFVFKYLIVKFDVPIAGRGKAEMKLHTKEDFNKKHGITGKGNQGTSPLQIQALETIHGLGGVENIADLSNCATRLRVTVKDTDKVESAEYFMSTGAVNLVKSGNAVQVIIGLSVPQLREECEKIVNEYEPEQQAEELALSQAR